A region from the Lolium perenne isolate Kyuss_39 chromosome 4, Kyuss_2.0, whole genome shotgun sequence genome encodes:
- the LOC127295321 gene encoding cyclin-dependent kinase inhibitor 3 encodes MGKCLRRSCRQRLSPAVEAAAYLTLRSGRRVPAAAGSGSPRRRHRRGERCCGKASADSAARQRRGRRVLNSQSQAGEEEADLPPSHESPVVSCNEGFGGDRREAPHSGEPKRDHHQSDAASAEPRWVSSPPEAEIEAFLAAAELAERRRFMETYNYDIALDRPLDGRFDWSPVVSS; translated from the exons ATGGGCAAGtgcctgaggaggagctgccggCAGCGGCTGTCTcccgcggtcgaggccgcggcgtACCTGACGTTGCGCAGTGGACGGCGCGTGCCTGCCGCGGCCGGCAGCGGAAGCCCCAGGCGGCGCCACCGACGGGGCGAGCGCTGCTGCGGCAAGGCTAGCGCCGACTCTGCTGCGAGGCAGCGCCGTGGACGACGGGTGCTTAATTCTCAGTCGCaggccggcgaggaggaggcaGACCTGCCGCCGTCGCATGAGAGTCCAGTCGTCTCCTGCAACGAGGGCTTCGGTGGTGACAG ACGCGAGGCGCCACACTCCGGCGAGCCCAAACGCGACCACCACCAGAGCGACGCCGCATCAGCAGAACCCAGGTGGGTGTCGTCGCCACCTGAAGCGGAGATCGAGGCGTTCTTGGCGGCGGCCGAGCTCGCCGAGCGCCGGCGGTTCATGGAGAC GTACAATTACGACATCGCCCTCGACCGCCCGCTGGATGGCCGCTTCGACTGGTCGCCGGTGGTGAGCTCGTGA